One genomic segment of Novisyntrophococcus fermenticellae includes these proteins:
- the gpr gene encoding GPR endopeptidase: MNKYKVRTDLAMENGEKYEKDNVEIQGVTIKKHYNKVKDIHTTLVKIETEHGARLMEKPIGTYITMEAPSLAVADEDYHKEVSVELARHLKRLLPKNLTSVLVVGLGNQDVTPDALGPGVVGNLHITRHLIREYGSGGPGTEHAPMISSLVPGVMAQTGMETLEILQGVVEKTNPDIIVVIDALAARNTKRLNCTVQLTDTGISPGSGVGNYRCGLNKETLGIPVIGIGIPTVVDAGTIIHDAVSNLLEALEESEIEEFLGEIISPTMATMFVTPKDIDETIKRLSFTISEGINMAFTG, translated from the coding sequence ATGAACAAGTACAAAGTGCGGACAGATCTTGCCATGGAAAATGGCGAAAAGTATGAGAAAGACAATGTTGAGATTCAGGGTGTGACAATCAAGAAGCATTATAACAAAGTAAAGGATATTCACACAACACTGGTAAAAATTGAAACAGAGCACGGCGCACGGCTGATGGAGAAACCGATTGGAACCTACATTACTATGGAGGCTCCTTCCCTGGCCGTTGCAGATGAAGATTATCACAAAGAAGTCTCTGTCGAATTGGCGCGCCACCTGAAGAGATTACTTCCCAAAAATCTGACATCCGTTCTTGTTGTGGGACTGGGAAATCAGGATGTGACCCCGGATGCTCTCGGCCCCGGAGTCGTTGGAAATCTGCATATTACAAGGCATCTTATCCGCGAATACGGTTCCGGAGGCCCGGGGACAGAACACGCACCTATGATAAGTTCTCTGGTTCCGGGTGTAATGGCCCAGACCGGAATGGAAACGCTGGAGATTCTTCAGGGTGTGGTTGAAAAGACCAATCCGGATATCATCGTCGTAATTGATGCATTGGCTGCGCGGAACACCAAAAGATTAAATTGTACGGTCCAGTTAACAGATACCGGAATCAGTCCGGGATCCGGTGTGGGCAACTACAGATGCGGATTGAATAAGGAGACCCTGGGAATACCGGTCATCGGCATTGGCATTCCTACCGTTGTCGATGCAGGTACAATCATCCATGATGCTGTCTCCAATCTGTTGGAGGCCCTGGAGGAGTCCGAAATTGAAGAGTTCCTCGGTGAAATAATAAGTCCTACAATGGCAACCATGTTTGTTACACCAAAAGATATTGATGAGACTATAAAGCGCTTGAGTTTCACCATTTCAGAAGGTATCAATATGGCATTCACCGGCTGA
- the rpsT gene encoding 30S ribosomal protein S20: protein MANIKSAKKRILVSRTKTERNKAIRSAVKTSIKKVDAAVVAGDKDAAKSALTAAVSTIDKAASKGVYHKNNASRKVARLSKAVNSIA from the coding sequence TTGGCTAATATTAAATCTGCAAAGAAAAGAATTCTGGTAAGCAGAACAAAAACAGAGAGAAATAAGGCAATCAGATCTGCTGTCAAGACATCTATTAAGAAAGTTGACGCAGCAGTTGTTGCTGGAGATAAGGATGCCGCTAAGAGCGCGCTGACAGCAGCAGTTTCTACAATTGACAAGGCAGCTTCCAAGGGCGTTTATCATAAGAACAACGCATCCAGAAAAGTCGCACGTTTGAGCAAGGCTGTAAACTCAATCGCATAA
- the spo0A gene encoding sporulation transcription factor Spo0A gives MEKLNIAVADDNERILDLLATIIRSDKEFELVGQADNGKDIYEIIREKKPDVVLLDIIMPKMDGLTIMEKVAKDQAIEKQPAFIVISAVGHDRITEDAFNLGANYYILKPFDNDVVINRIKAVGGRNTSRGEIRPSLEGTVQSQERNLELDVTNIIHEIGVPAHIKGYQYLRDAIILSVEDVEMLNSITKILYPTIAKKHQTTPSRVERAIRHAIEVAWSRGKMDTIDALFGYTVSNGKGKPTNSEFIALIADKIRLEYKN, from the coding sequence ATGGAAAAACTGAATATTGCTGTTGCAGATGATAATGAACGGATTCTGGATTTACTGGCTACTATCATCAGAAGTGACAAGGAGTTTGAACTCGTGGGACAGGCCGATAATGGAAAAGATATCTACGAGATTATACGCGAGAAAAAACCAGATGTAGTATTGTTGGACATTATTATGCCAAAGATGGACGGACTTACAATCATGGAAAAGGTCGCTAAAGACCAGGCGATAGAAAAACAGCCGGCTTTTATCGTGATTTCTGCAGTAGGACATGACAGGATTACAGAAGATGCCTTTAATCTGGGTGCGAATTATTATATCCTGAAACCCTTTGATAATGACGTTGTAATAAACAGAATCAAAGCGGTTGGCGGCAGGAATACCAGCAGAGGTGAGATAAGACCCAGTCTGGAGGGCACAGTCCAGTCTCAGGAAAGAAATCTTGAACTGGATGTGACGAATATCATCCATGAGATCGGAGTTCCTGCACATATCAAAGGATATCAATATCTGAGAGATGCAATCATACTTTCCGTAGAAGACGTGGAGATGCTGAATTCAATTACAAAAATTCTATATCCGACTATTGCGAAGAAACATCAGACTACGCCAAGCAGGGTGGAACGTGCCATACGCCATGCAATTGAGGTAGCCTGGAGCAGAGGTAAGATGGATACGATTGATGCCTTGTTTGGCTATACGGTCAGCAATGGGAAAGGAAAACCTACAAATTCCGAGTTTATCGCTTTAATTGCAGACAAAATCAGACTGGAGTATAAGAATTAA
- a CDS encoding regulatory protein RecX gives MIVECIKPLSSKRYQIITDEQITFVLYRGELSRYHLEEGCELTGEVYRKIMEEVLIRRAKRRAMHLLTAQDRTQMQVREKLERDGYPQEAVEAAVRFLKDYHYLDDERYADAYIRCMQGRKSIRCIRLELERKGVPREIITHVLEQTETGSEEPIIEELVYKKAGAPHTLDEKELRRLYGFLMRRGFQSQDIGKVFRRYQNCH, from the coding sequence ATGATTGTAGAGTGCATTAAACCACTGAGTAGTAAAAGATATCAGATTATAACGGATGAGCAGATCACTTTTGTATTATATAGAGGTGAACTGTCCCGCTACCATCTGGAAGAAGGCTGTGAGCTGACCGGTGAGGTCTACCGTAAAATTATGGAAGAGGTATTGATCAGGCGGGCAAAAAGAAGGGCTATGCATTTGCTTACTGCACAGGACAGGACCCAGATGCAGGTCAGAGAAAAACTGGAACGGGACGGATACCCACAGGAGGCAGTTGAGGCTGCAGTCAGGTTTTTGAAGGATTATCATTATCTGGATGATGAACGATATGCTGACGCCTATATACGCTGTATGCAGGGAAGAAAGAGTATCCGTTGTATCCGCCTGGAGCTGGAGAGAAAAGGTGTCCCAAGGGAAATTATAACTCATGTGCTTGAACAGACAGAGACAGGGTCTGAGGAGCCGATTATTGAGGAACTGGTGTATAAAAAAGCCGGAGCACCGCATACTCTGGACGAAAAAGAATTACGGCGGCTCTATGGCTTTTTGATGAGAAGAGGGTTTCAAAGTCAGGATATAGGAAAAGTTTTCCGGCGGTACCAGAATTGTCATTAA
- the arfA gene encoding arabinosylfuranosidase ArfA, with protein MKKSTLCIDKHFIVGDVDKRIYGSFIEHLGRAVYEGIYHPESPFADERGLRKDVLELIRQLNVPVVRYPGGNFVSGYHWEDGVGPKAERPEKIDLAWNVIETNQFGLNEFMDWTKKADTKPMMAVNLGTRGVDDAKNIVEYCNLKGGSYYSDLRRKHGYENPHDIKLWCLGNEMDGPWQMGHKNALEYGRTAAEAGRIMKMVDPSIELVACGSSALTMDTFGTWEDTVLSECYEQADYLSLHQYYGNRDNNTPEFLANTVAMDEFISSVISICDAVKAKKRSKKSIHLSFDEWNVWYHSNEQDQKLERWCKAPHQLEDIYNFEDALLVAGMMITMLRHADRVKVACLAQLVNVIAPIMTSDTGAWKQTIYYPFELISNYGRGTVLNTVVKAPVYESVHGDAPYLDSVCIMNQEEESLTIFAVNKDLEESMELSCDVRQFTGYQVKEHVVLTHPDVKAMNTEENPSNVAPARTGNAKVTDGILQTVLCDKSFHVIRLSK; from the coding sequence ATGAAAAAATCAACTTTGTGTATAGACAAACATTTTATTGTCGGCGATGTGGATAAGCGTATCTATGGTTCCTTTATTGAGCACCTGGGACGTGCTGTTTATGAAGGGATTTATCATCCGGAAAGTCCATTTGCAGATGAACGGGGTCTGAGAAAAGATGTGCTGGAGCTGATTCGTCAGCTGAATGTTCCCGTGGTCCGTTATCCAGGAGGTAACTTTGTGTCGGGATACCATTGGGAGGATGGTGTCGGTCCAAAGGCTGAGAGACCTGAGAAAATCGATTTGGCATGGAACGTGATTGAGACGAATCAGTTCGGATTGAATGAATTTATGGATTGGACGAAGAAGGCAGACACAAAGCCTATGATGGCAGTTAATCTGGGAACCCGCGGCGTTGATGATGCCAAGAACATTGTGGAATACTGTAACTTAAAGGGCGGCAGCTATTACAGTGATCTGAGAAGAAAGCATGGATATGAGAATCCCCACGATATTAAGCTGTGGTGCCTTGGTAATGAAATGGATGGTCCGTGGCAGATGGGGCATAAGAACGCTTTAGAGTATGGAAGAACGGCGGCGGAGGCAGGGCGTATCATGAAGATGGTAGATCCGTCAATCGAACTGGTAGCATGTGGAAGTTCAGCACTTACCATGGATACGTTTGGTACATGGGAGGATACTGTGTTGTCGGAATGCTATGAGCAGGCAGATTATCTGTCACTTCATCAGTATTATGGAAACAGGGACAATAATACACCGGAATTTCTTGCTAATACGGTTGCTATGGATGAGTTTATAAGTTCTGTAATATCCATATGTGATGCAGTAAAGGCTAAGAAACGCAGCAAAAAGTCCATCCATCTGTCCTTTGATGAGTGGAATGTCTGGTACCATTCGAATGAACAGGATCAGAAACTGGAACGCTGGTGCAAAGCACCACATCAGCTTGAGGATATCTATAACTTTGAGGATGCTCTGCTGGTTGCAGGAATGATGATTACGATGCTGCGTCATGCGGATCGTGTGAAAGTAGCCTGTCTGGCGCAGCTTGTCAATGTAATTGCACCGATTATGACTTCAGATACAGGTGCATGGAAACAGACCATCTATTATCCATTCGAATTAATCAGTAATTATGGACGGGGAACAGTTTTGAATACAGTGGTAAAAGCGCCCGTATATGAAAGCGTTCACGGGGATGCTCCCTACCTGGATTCTGTCTGCATTATGAATCAGGAAGAAGAAAGTCTGACTATATTTGCAGTAAATAAGGACCTGGAAGAATCTATGGAGCTGTCCTGCGATGTTCGGCAGTTCACAGGATATCAGGTAAAAGAGCATGTTGTACTGACACATCCGGATGTGAAGGCAATGAATACAGAAGAAAATCCATCCAATGTAGCACCGGCGAGGACAGGTAATGCAAAGGTTACAGACGGAATTCTGCAGACTGTATTGTGTGACAAGAGTTTTCATGTTATCCGTCTGAGTAAGTAG
- the rny gene encoding ribonuclease Y — protein sequence MIAYVIIAIVAVCITLLIAVPVTGKVAVDKKVREDSEKIGTAEEKARNIIDEALKTAETKKREALLEAKEESLKTKNEVEKESRERRAELQKYERRVLSKEESIDRKADVLERRENDITAKEAEIRKKEKKTNELYDQGVQELERISGLTSEQAKEYLLKSVEDEVKIDTAKIYKELESQAKEEAGRKAKEYVVTAIQKCAVDHVSESTISVVQLPSDEMKGRIIGREGRNIRTLETLTGVDLIIDDTPEAVVLSSFDPIRREVARIALEKLIVDGRIHPARIEEMVEKAQKEVDTMIREEGEAAALEVGVHGIHPELLRLLGRMKFRTSYGQNALKHSIEVAQLAGLLAGEVGTDIRMAKRAGLLHDIGKSIDHEVEGSHIQIGVDLCRKYKESALVINAVESHHGDVEPQSLIACLVQAADAISAARPGARKETLETYTNRLKQLEDITNSFKGVDKSFAIQAGREVRIMVVPEQINDNEMVLLARDISKQIEAELEYPGQIKVNVIRESRVTDYAK from the coding sequence ATGATTGCATATGTGATAATTGCAATTGTTGCTGTGTGTATTACTCTACTTATTGCGGTTCCCGTTACCGGAAAAGTTGCAGTTGACAAGAAAGTTCGAGAGGATTCTGAAAAGATTGGCACTGCAGAAGAAAAGGCTAGAAACATAATAGATGAGGCATTGAAAACAGCTGAAACTAAGAAACGCGAGGCACTTTTGGAAGCGAAGGAGGAATCTTTAAAAACCAAGAATGAGGTGGAAAAAGAATCCCGTGAGCGCAGAGCGGAGCTGCAGAAGTATGAAAGGCGAGTACTGTCCAAGGAGGAATCCATTGACAGAAAAGCAGACGTATTAGAACGTCGTGAGAATGATATTACAGCAAAAGAAGCAGAAATCAGAAAGAAAGAAAAGAAAACCAACGAGTTATACGATCAGGGAGTGCAGGAACTGGAGAGAATCTCCGGACTAACCTCCGAACAGGCAAAAGAATATCTTTTAAAATCTGTTGAAGATGAAGTTAAAATTGACACGGCTAAGATTTACAAGGAACTGGAAAGCCAGGCGAAAGAAGAGGCAGGGCGCAAGGCAAAAGAATATGTGGTAACCGCTATACAAAAGTGTGCGGTAGATCATGTGTCCGAGTCCACAATTTCAGTTGTTCAGCTTCCCAGTGATGAGATGAAGGGAAGAATTATCGGAAGGGAAGGACGTAATATCCGTACCCTGGAAACTCTTACAGGAGTAGATTTGATTATTGATGATACACCGGAAGCAGTAGTGCTGTCTTCATTTGATCCAATCAGACGTGAAGTAGCGCGTATCGCATTAGAGAAGTTAATTGTTGATGGACGCATCCATCCGGCCCGTATTGAGGAAATGGTTGAAAAAGCTCAAAAAGAAGTGGATACCATGATTCGCGAAGAAGGTGAGGCTGCGGCTCTTGAAGTTGGTGTGCATGGTATTCATCCGGAATTACTTCGTTTACTTGGACGTATGAAATTCCGTACCAGCTACGGACAGAATGCACTTAAGCATTCGATCGAGGTGGCACAGCTGGCTGGATTGCTTGCAGGTGAAGTTGGGACAGATATCCGTATGGCAAAACGTGCGGGACTGTTACATGATATCGGAAAATCCATTGACCATGAGGTGGAAGGATCCCATATCCAGATTGGTGTTGACCTTTGCCGTAAGTACAAAGAGTCTGCACTTGTCATAAACGCAGTGGAATCCCATCATGGCGATGTAGAACCTCAGTCTCTGATTGCTTGTCTGGTTCAGGCTGCAGATGCTATTTCTGCGGCAAGGCCTGGTGCGAGGAAGGAGACGCTGGAAACATACACAAACAGATTGAAACAATTGGAAGATATAACAAACTCTTTTAAAGGAGTGGACAAGTCTTTTGCTATTCAGGCGGGTAGAGAAGTCCGTATCATGGTAGTGCCTGAACAGATTAATGACAACGAGATGGTACTGCTGGCAAGAGATATCTCGAAGCAGATTGAAGCGGAATTGGAATATCCGGGGCAGATCAAGGTGAATGTGATCCGGGAAAGCCGCGTAACAGATTACGCTAAATAA
- the holA gene encoding DNA polymerase III subunit delta translates to MKSIIEDIKNQDYKKVYLFYGEESYLKKQYRDKICQALHTDEDTMNFSRFEGKGLNEGEIIDLAETMPFFAERRIILLENTGFFKNKAEKLADYIADLPSYICMIFVEDELDKRSRMYKAVQKAGRAVEFATQDANTLTRWVLGILKRENKRITKSDIELFFTKTGNDMGNIDKELEKLLCYTMGRDVVTAGDIEEICTAQIHNQIFDMVRAVSGRQQKKALELYYNLLSLKEPPMKILALIAREFNMMLQVKSLYMEGCDIRTIAARTGLRDFAVKKYLPLMQQYSRQQLEEAMEDCIATEADVKTGRLSDIMSVELLIVKYSGV, encoded by the coding sequence ATGAAAAGTATTATTGAGGACATTAAAAATCAGGATTATAAGAAAGTATACCTGTTTTACGGAGAAGAATCTTATCTGAAAAAACAGTATAGGGATAAGATCTGCCAGGCACTGCATACAGACGAAGATACCATGAATTTTTCCAGGTTTGAAGGAAAAGGTTTGAATGAAGGGGAAATTATCGATCTTGCTGAGACAATGCCATTCTTTGCCGAACGACGTATTATTCTGCTGGAAAATACCGGATTCTTTAAGAACAAGGCCGAAAAACTGGCTGACTATATTGCGGATTTGCCTTCGTATATCTGCATGATATTTGTAGAAGATGAGCTGGATAAGCGAAGCCGCATGTATAAGGCCGTGCAGAAGGCAGGAAGAGCCGTGGAATTTGCAACGCAGGATGCGAACACCCTGACCAGATGGGTCCTGGGAATCTTAAAAAGAGAGAATAAGCGGATTACAAAATCGGATATCGAACTCTTCTTTACAAAGACAGGCAATGACATGGGGAATATCGACAAGGAGCTTGAAAAGCTGCTCTGCTACACGATGGGACGAGACGTGGTCACGGCGGGAGATATTGAAGAAATCTGCACGGCTCAGATTCATAATCAGATTTTTGATATGGTTCGTGCGGTTTCCGGAAGACAGCAGAAAAAAGCGTTGGAGCTATATTATAATTTACTATCTTTGAAAGAACCTCCTATGAAGATTCTTGCTCTTATTGCGAGAGAATTCAATATGATGCTGCAGGTTAAGAGCTTATATATGGAGGGCTGTGATATACGTACTATAGCTGCCCGTACAGGCTTAAGGGATTTTGCGGTGAAAAAGTATCTGCCGCTGATGCAGCAATATTCCCGGCAGCAATTAGAAGAAGCCATGGAGGACTGCATAGCTACAGAGGCCGATGTCAAGACCGGACGTCTTTCTGATATAATGAGTGTGGAGCTGCTGATTGTCAAATATAGTGGTGTTTGA
- a CDS encoding stage II sporulation protein P produces the protein MDRNNKGLGTIVIIVMAAIAVILVYRSYKVITAQGAERGKEILGAAYEQAADLAVKTYIPQVYYENGNAGNGDIFERIVQMAQEQIPGMGAEEEEEGKETEIIEDDSTEAAILEENERVIQAKITAENQQKIQQDSQVQPEQTQKGTDEQVQQTSSFNIVNPISLEQLQDYNFLLNNFFVVDGNTSAEKSEINLDQLWGKDMKISDDTSGPKILIYHTHSQEEFADSVAGDTSTTVIGVGEHLAQILRDTYGYQVLHRTDTFDLVDGRLERSKAYNYAEPVLQQVLAENPSIEVVIDLHRDGVDESKHLVTEIDGKPTAKVMFFNGLSRTSMNGPIDSLPNPYIEDNLAFSFQLEYLAKQCYPDFTRCIYLKGYRYNLHVRPKSILLEVGAQTNTVEEAMNAMEPFAKVLNSVLKGTNKNES, from the coding sequence TTGGACAGAAATAACAAAGGTCTGGGGACGATAGTGATTATCGTGATGGCGGCAATAGCAGTGATTTTGGTTTATCGAAGCTATAAAGTCATCACCGCTCAGGGAGCTGAGCGAGGGAAGGAAATCCTGGGAGCCGCTTACGAACAGGCTGCGGACTTAGCGGTAAAGACATACATTCCTCAGGTATACTATGAAAATGGCAATGCAGGAAACGGAGATATTTTTGAACGTATTGTTCAGATGGCTCAGGAACAGATACCGGGAATGGGAGCGGAAGAGGAAGAAGAGGGAAAAGAGACAGAGATTATTGAAGATGATTCCACGGAAGCGGCTATTCTCGAGGAAAATGAGCGTGTGATTCAGGCTAAGATTACGGCCGAAAACCAGCAGAAAATCCAGCAGGATTCACAGGTACAGCCAGAGCAGACGCAAAAGGGAACAGATGAGCAGGTACAGCAGACCAGTTCTTTTAACATAGTTAATCCGATATCACTGGAACAGCTTCAGGATTATAATTTCCTCCTGAATAACTTCTTTGTTGTAGATGGAAATACTTCTGCTGAGAAATCTGAAATCAATCTGGATCAACTATGGGGAAAAGACATGAAAATAAGCGATGATACCTCCGGCCCAAAGATATTGATTTACCATACACATTCGCAGGAGGAATTTGCGGATTCTGTGGCGGGAGATACCAGTACCACTGTAATTGGGGTGGGAGAACATCTTGCACAGATACTTCGGGATACTTATGGATACCAGGTGTTGCACCGGACAGATACATTTGACCTGGTAGATGGAAGACTGGAACGAAGTAAGGCTTATAATTATGCAGAGCCTGTTTTGCAGCAGGTGCTGGCAGAAAATCCGTCTATAGAGGTAGTAATTGATTTGCACCGCGACGGAGTAGATGAATCGAAGCATCTGGTTACAGAGATTGACGGAAAACCTACGGCAAAGGTTATGTTTTTTAATGGGCTGAGCAGGACGAGTATGAATGGACCCATCGATTCGCTGCCTAATCCTTATATAGAGGACAATCTGGCATTTTCCTTTCAGTTGGAGTATCTTGCAAAACAATGCTACCCTGATTTTACCAGATGCATCTACCTGAAAGGCTACCGGTACAACCTTCATGTTCGGCCTAAGTCCATTTTGCTGGAGGTTGGGGCACAGACCAACACAGTGGAAGAAGCCATGAATGCAATGGAGCCTTTTGCAAAGGTATTGAATTCAGTACTTAAGGGAACAAATAAGAACGAATCCTGA
- a CDS encoding helix-turn-helix transcriptional regulator, producing the protein MITIDYCGYHTHNPDCELICRPSGTASYLFLLVLAPMTFRFPDQSSCKAKPGACILYSPGHYQNYQAEKEFFNSYVHFYCDEQIVNQYDIRQNELFYPYNQEELNWLLKKIYQEFLNKMTSSETMMDLYIRQLLILLHRGQSQETMPNEQRQNIYPELLALRGQMLGNCELPWTIEQLCGILNIGKSQLYTYYERFFHCSPKEELIQARLQKAKYLMSNDAVTIKQAAFESGFQNINHFNRLFKSQCGCTPGEYRGVSMQ; encoded by the coding sequence ATGATTACAATCGATTATTGCGGATATCATACACATAACCCCGACTGCGAATTAATATGCCGGCCTTCAGGTACTGCCAGCTATCTCTTTCTGTTGGTACTGGCACCCATGACCTTTCGGTTTCCCGATCAGTCTTCCTGCAAGGCCAAGCCTGGTGCATGTATCCTGTATTCTCCGGGACATTACCAGAATTATCAGGCGGAAAAAGAATTTTTCAACAGCTATGTTCATTTTTACTGTGATGAACAGATAGTGAACCAATATGATATCCGGCAAAATGAACTTTTTTATCCCTATAATCAAGAAGAGCTGAACTGGCTTTTGAAAAAGATTTATCAGGAATTTCTTAATAAGATGACCAGCTCAGAAACTATGATGGATCTTTATATTCGGCAGCTTCTGATTCTGCTTCACCGCGGTCAGAGTCAGGAGACCATGCCCAATGAGCAGCGGCAGAACATCTACCCGGAGCTTCTGGCTCTTCGTGGGCAGATGCTGGGAAATTGTGAATTGCCCTGGACCATAGAGCAATTATGCGGCATCCTGAATATCGGAAAAAGCCAGCTCTACACCTACTATGAACGTTTTTTTCACTGTTCACCCAAAGAAGAGCTCATCCAGGCGAGACTTCAAAAAGCAAAATATCTGATGAGTAACGATGCCGTCACCATAAAACAGGCGGCCTTCGAATCCGGCTTTCAGAATATCAATCATTTTAACCGGCTTTTTAAGTCCCAATGCGGCTGTACACCCGGCGAATATAGAGGCGTTTCTATGCAGTAA
- the glgA gene encoding glycogen synthase GlgA: protein MKKVLFAASEAVPFVKTGGLADVVGSLPKCFPKEYFDVRVVIPKYSMIKEEYKAKMQYINHFYMDLNWRQQYVGVFELEYEGITFYFIDNEEHFTGTEAYRGVPEDLERFAFFGKAVLSALPTIDFRPDIIHCHDWQTGLIPVYLKERFQDSNFYRGIKTVMTIHNLKFQGVWDMKTIKNITGLPDYFFTPDKLEFKKDASYLKGGLVYADEITTVSKTYADEIKMPFYGEGLDGLMRARAGSLRGIVNGIDYEEYNPETDQYIEKTYSARNFRKEKVKNKTALQRELGLEVDPKVMMIGLVSRLTDQKGLDLIAYMMDELCQDNVQLVVLGTGEAQYENMFRHFAWKYGDKVAANIYYSEPMSHKVYASADAFLMPSLFEPCGLSQLMSLRYGTIPIVRETGGLKDTVEPYNEYDGTGTGFSFANYNAHEMMGTIRYAERIYYDKKREWNKIVDRGMAKDYSWFSSAHRYRDLYDGLVE from the coding sequence ATGAAAAAAGTATTATTTGCTGCTTCAGAAGCAGTGCCGTTTGTCAAGACCGGAGGACTTGCTGATGTAGTAGGTTCTTTGCCCAAATGTTTCCCCAAAGAGTATTTTGATGTACGTGTTGTGATACCGAAGTATTCCATGATAAAAGAAGAGTATAAGGCCAAGATGCAGTATATCAATCATTTTTATATGGACCTGAACTGGCGTCAGCAGTATGTTGGAGTTTTTGAATTGGAATACGAGGGAATTACTTTCTATTTTATTGATAATGAAGAGCATTTTACCGGAACGGAAGCCTATAGGGGCGTTCCGGAAGACTTGGAGCGATTTGCTTTCTTTGGCAAGGCTGTATTATCTGCATTGCCCACCATAGATTTTCGGCCGGATATCATTCATTGTCATGACTGGCAGACGGGTTTGATACCGGTATATTTAAAAGAACGATTTCAGGACAGTAATTTTTATCGCGGGATAAAAACAGTTATGACCATACATAATCTGAAATTCCAGGGCGTGTGGGATATGAAGACAATAAAGAATATTACCGGACTCCCGGACTACTTTTTCACGCCTGACAAGCTGGAATTCAAAAAGGACGCCAGTTATCTGAAAGGTGGTCTGGTTTATGCAGATGAAATTACAACTGTGAGTAAAACCTATGCAGATGAAATTAAGATGCCGTTTTACGGAGAAGGTCTGGACGGACTGATGCGCGCACGTGCGGGCTCCTTAAGAGGCATTGTGAATGGCATCGATTACGAAGAGTATAATCCTGAGACGGATCAGTATATTGAGAAAACCTATTCGGCCAGAAATTTCCGTAAGGAGAAGGTTAAGAACAAGACCGCTCTGCAGAGGGAGCTTGGATTAGAAGTGGATCCCAAGGTTATGATGATTGGACTGGTTTCGCGTCTTACGGACCAAAAGGGACTGGATCTGATTGCTTACATGATGGATGAATTATGTCAGGATAATGTTCAGCTGGTGGTTCTGGGAACCGGAGAAGCACAATATGAGAATATGTTTCGCCACTTTGCATGGAAATATGGGGATAAGGTTGCTGCGAATATCTATTACTCGGAGCCTATGTCTCATAAAGTTTACGCATCGGCGGATGCATTTTTGATGCCGTCCTTGTTTGAACCTTGCGGCCTTAGCCAGCTGATGAGCCTCCGCTACGGGACAATACCGATTGTACGTGAAACCGGGGGCTTAAAGGATACGGTAGAGCCCTATAATGAGTATGATGGAACCGGTACGGGTTTCAGTTTCGCAAATTATAATGCCCATGAGATGATGGGCACAATCCGTTATGCGGAACGCATCTACTATGATAAAAAACGTGAATGGAATAAAATTGTGGATCGTGGGATGGCAAAGGACTATTCGTGGTTCAGTTCTGCACACCGGTATCGGGATCTGTACGACGGACTTGTAGAGTAA